One stretch of Cellulomonas wangsupingiae DNA includes these proteins:
- a CDS encoding 4'-phosphopantetheinyl transferase family protein yields the protein MTRVALHAPLDDVVVALAPADGLGGALPIDVADTAGLPRWRADERLAARALLRLLLHEAVGPAAASARVCSRVHGQPYLDGWPDLAVSMSHSGGWVAAGVHVRGGTVGVDVQEPYAAGERLVRRCCGPHADRLLTLEESARAVETSWVWSVQEACVKARGTGLAGRPWTVPVTPFARHGRWAGLRWCALRGRVPLPVSCAAAPPAGGADPHGPTPEARNGRRAS from the coding sequence GTGACCCGGGTGGCGCTGCACGCGCCGCTCGACGACGTCGTCGTGGCCCTCGCGCCGGCCGACGGGCTGGGCGGTGCGCTCCCGATCGACGTCGCCGACACCGCGGGCCTGCCCCGGTGGCGCGCGGACGAGCGGCTCGCCGCGCGTGCGCTGCTGCGCCTGCTGCTCCACGAGGCCGTCGGGCCCGCCGCCGCCTCGGCGCGCGTGTGCTCACGCGTCCACGGCCAGCCCTATCTCGACGGGTGGCCCGACCTCGCGGTGAGCATGTCGCACTCGGGCGGCTGGGTCGCCGCCGGTGTGCACGTCCGCGGCGGAACGGTCGGTGTCGACGTACAGGAGCCGTACGCCGCCGGCGAGCGGCTTGTGCGCCGCTGCTGCGGCCCGCACGCGGACCGGCTGCTCACGCTGGAGGAGTCCGCGCGTGCCGTCGAGACGAGCTGGGTGTGGTCCGTGCAGGAGGCGTGTGTCAAGGCGCGCGGCACCGGGCTCGCCGGCCGGCCGTGGACCGTGCCCGTGACGCCCTTCGCGCGGCACGGGCGCTGGGCCGGCCTGCGCTGGTGCGCCCTGCGCGGTCGTGTGCCGCTGCCGGTCAGCTGTGCCGCGGCCCCACCCGCAGGAGGCGCGGACCCGCACGGTCCCACCCCCGAGGCCCGCAACGGGAGGCGAGCGTCATGA
- a CDS encoding DNA gyrase/topoisomerase IV subunit A produces MARRPASPDLPPEDLVERIVDVDVTTEMEGSFLEYAYSVIYSRALPDARDGLKPVQRRIVYQMADMGLRPERPYVKSARVVGEVMGKLHPHGDTAIYDAMVRLAQPFSLRLPLVDGHGNFGSLDDGPAASRYTEARMAPAASAMTQGLDEDVVDFVPNYDNKLKQPSVLPAAIPNLLVNGATGIAVGMATNMAPHNLVEVVAAARHLVKHPDATLDDLMRFVPGPDLPTGGKIVGLDGVREAYRTGRGAFRTRATARVENVTPRRKGIVITELPYTVGPEKVIEKIKEGVQTKKLSGIADAVDLTDRAHGLRLVIEVKTGFHPEAVLEQLYRYTPLEDSFSINNVALVDGQPRTLGLVELLRVWVDHRLQVVRRRTAFRLSKRQERLHLVEGLLIAILDIDEVIQVIRTSDDADAARARLRTVFDLSEPQAEYILELRLRRLTRFSRIDLERERDELVEEIARLQAILGDDALLRTVTSDEMAEVAATYGTPRRTVLLEHAGGTSLAGAAGGPTSAKGSAPLEIPDSPCWALLSATGLVARTGEDVEPPRGDGGTRSRHDVVASAVATTARADIGALTSRGRVVRLSVLELPALPPTDGPPSLSGGLPVGEAVTLENGERVVALVPLGDDAPPLALATAQGVVKRVTAGDVPNNRDAWEAIALRDGDEVVGAAPARDDDELVLVSSDSSLLHFPGAQVRPQGRAAGGMAGIKLASGARVVAFGVVRPDDDAVVVTVSGSSSALHGTQAGAAKVTPFTTYPGKGRATGGVRSHRFLKGEDALILAYVGPAPARATGSGGQPVELPPVDERRDGSGVPLAAPVHAIG; encoded by the coding sequence ATGGCGCGTCGCCCCGCGAGCCCCGACCTGCCCCCCGAGGACCTCGTGGAGCGGATCGTCGACGTCGACGTCACGACGGAGATGGAGGGGTCGTTCCTCGAGTACGCGTACTCCGTCATCTACTCGCGTGCCCTGCCCGACGCGCGCGACGGCCTCAAGCCGGTGCAGCGCCGCATCGTCTACCAGATGGCCGACATGGGCCTGCGGCCCGAGCGGCCGTACGTGAAGTCGGCGCGCGTCGTCGGCGAGGTGATGGGCAAGCTGCACCCGCACGGCGACACGGCGATCTACGACGCGATGGTGCGCCTGGCCCAGCCGTTCTCCCTGCGGCTGCCGCTGGTGGACGGCCACGGCAACTTCGGGTCGCTCGACGACGGCCCCGCGGCCTCGCGGTACACCGAGGCCCGCATGGCGCCCGCGGCCTCCGCCATGACGCAGGGGCTCGACGAGGACGTCGTCGACTTCGTCCCGAACTACGACAACAAGCTCAAGCAGCCGTCCGTGCTCCCGGCGGCGATCCCGAACCTCCTGGTCAACGGCGCGACCGGCATCGCCGTCGGCATGGCGACGAACATGGCGCCGCACAACCTCGTCGAGGTCGTCGCGGCGGCCCGGCACCTCGTGAAGCACCCCGACGCGACGCTCGACGACCTCATGCGGTTCGTCCCGGGGCCCGACCTGCCGACGGGCGGCAAGATCGTCGGCCTCGACGGCGTGCGCGAGGCGTACCGGACGGGCCGCGGCGCGTTCCGCACGCGGGCGACCGCGCGCGTGGAGAACGTGACGCCGCGCCGCAAGGGCATCGTCATCACCGAGCTGCCCTACACGGTCGGTCCCGAGAAGGTCATCGAGAAGATCAAGGAGGGCGTGCAGACCAAGAAGCTCTCCGGCATCGCCGACGCCGTCGACCTGACCGACCGCGCGCACGGGCTGCGGCTGGTCATCGAGGTCAAGACGGGCTTCCACCCGGAGGCCGTCCTCGAGCAGCTCTACCGGTACACCCCGCTGGAGGACTCGTTCTCCATCAACAACGTCGCGCTGGTCGACGGCCAGCCGCGCACGCTCGGGCTGGTCGAGCTGCTGCGCGTGTGGGTCGACCACCGGCTGCAGGTGGTCCGGCGCCGGACCGCGTTCCGCCTGTCCAAGCGGCAGGAGCGCCTGCACCTCGTCGAGGGCCTGCTCATCGCGATCCTCGACATCGACGAGGTCATCCAGGTCATCCGCACGTCCGACGACGCGGACGCCGCCCGTGCGCGCCTGCGGACGGTGTTCGACCTCTCGGAGCCGCAGGCCGAGTACATCCTCGAGCTGCGGCTGCGGCGCCTCACCCGGTTCTCGCGCATCGACCTCGAGCGCGAGCGGGACGAGCTCGTCGAGGAGATCGCGCGCCTGCAGGCGATCCTCGGCGACGACGCCCTCCTGCGCACGGTGACGTCCGACGAGATGGCCGAGGTCGCCGCGACCTACGGGACGCCGCGCCGCACGGTGCTGCTCGAGCACGCCGGCGGCACGAGCCTGGCCGGTGCCGCCGGCGGGCCGACGTCCGCGAAGGGCTCCGCGCCGCTGGAGATCCCCGACTCGCCGTGCTGGGCGCTGCTGTCCGCCACGGGCCTGGTGGCGCGCACGGGCGAGGACGTCGAGCCGCCGCGCGGCGACGGCGGGACGCGCAGCCGGCACGACGTGGTCGCCTCCGCGGTCGCGACCACCGCGCGTGCGGACATCGGCGCGCTGACGTCGCGCGGCCGCGTCGTGCGGCTGTCCGTGCTGGAGCTGCCGGCCCTGCCGCCCACGGACGGCCCGCCGTCGCTGTCCGGAGGCCTGCCCGTCGGGGAGGCCGTGACCCTGGAGAACGGCGAGCGCGTCGTGGCGCTCGTGCCCCTGGGCGACGACGCCCCGCCCCTGGCCCTGGCGACCGCCCAGGGCGTCGTCAAGCGGGTCACGGCCGGCGACGTCCCGAACAACCGCGACGCGTGGGAGGCGATCGCCCTGCGCGACGGTGACGAGGTCGTCGGCGCCGCACCCGCCCGCGACGACGACGAGCTGGTCCTGGTGTCGTCGGACTCCTCGCTGCTGCACTTCCCCGGCGCCCAGGTGCGGCCGCAGGGCCGTGCGGCCGGCGGCATGGCGGGCATCAAGCTCGCGAGCGGCGCGCGGGTCGTGGCCTTCGGCGTCGTGCGGCCGGACGACGACGCGGTCGTCGTGACGGTCTCCGGGTCGTCGTCCGCGCTGCACGGCACGCAGGCGGGTGCCGCCAAGGTCACGCCGTTCACGACGTACCCCGGCAAGGGCCGGGCGACGGGCGGCGTGCGCTCGCACCGGTTCCTCAAGGGCGAGGACGCGCTGATCCTCGCGTACGTCGGCCCGGCGCCGGCGCGGGCCACGGGGTCGGGCGGCCAGCCGGTCGAGCTGCCGCCGGTGGACGAGCGGCGCGACGGCTCGGGCGTGCCGCTGGCGGCACCTGTGCACGCGATCGGCTGA
- the glgA gene encoding glycogen synthase produces the protein MRVDLLTREYPPHVYGGAGVHVAGLTAVLRELIDVRVHSFDEPVTEAGTHGYTVPGGLAGTNAALATIGVDLAIVDGIGRDTTGGGTDLVHSHTWYANLAGHLASLLYDVPHVLTAHSLEPLRPWKAEQLGGGYALSSWVERTAYEAAAAVIAVSGGMRDDILRSYPAVDPAKVHVVHNGIDLDGWRRPTSDEGLARARRVVQDLGIDPDRPAVVFVGRITRQKGLPYLLRAVETLPTDVQVVLCAGAPDTPEILAEVTALVTELRTRRSGIVWIDRMLPRDELVAVLAHGTVFACPSVYEPLGIVNLEAMAVGLPVVGTATGGIPEVVDDGVTGLLVPIDQVQDGTGTPVDPDAFVADLGAALADAVADTERAARWGVAARRRVEDHFSWHAIGERTLEVYRGVLAG, from the coding sequence GTGCGCGTCGACCTGCTGACCCGGGAGTACCCGCCCCACGTCTACGGGGGCGCGGGCGTCCACGTGGCGGGGCTCACGGCCGTGCTGCGCGAGCTGATCGACGTGCGCGTGCACAGCTTCGACGAGCCCGTCACCGAGGCGGGCACGCACGGCTACACGGTCCCCGGCGGGCTGGCCGGCACCAACGCGGCGCTGGCGACGATCGGGGTGGACCTGGCGATCGTCGACGGCATCGGGAGGGACACCACCGGCGGCGGCACCGACCTGGTGCACTCGCACACGTGGTACGCGAACCTGGCGGGGCACCTCGCGTCGCTGCTCTACGACGTGCCGCACGTGCTGACGGCGCACAGCCTCGAGCCGCTGCGCCCCTGGAAGGCCGAGCAGCTCGGTGGCGGCTACGCGCTGTCCTCGTGGGTCGAGCGCACGGCGTACGAGGCCGCGGCCGCGGTGATCGCCGTCAGTGGCGGCATGCGCGACGACATCCTGCGGTCGTACCCGGCCGTCGACCCGGCCAAGGTGCACGTGGTGCACAACGGCATCGACCTCGACGGGTGGCGGCGGCCCACGTCGGACGAAGGCCTCGCCCGTGCGCGCCGCGTCGTGCAGGACCTGGGCATCGACCCCGACCGGCCGGCCGTCGTGTTCGTCGGGCGCATCACCCGCCAGAAGGGGCTGCCGTACCTGCTGCGGGCGGTCGAGACGCTCCCGACCGACGTGCAGGTCGTGCTGTGCGCCGGCGCCCCGGACACGCCCGAGATCCTCGCCGAGGTCACCGCGCTCGTCACCGAGCTGCGCACCCGGCGCTCGGGCATCGTGTGGATCGACCGCATGCTGCCGCGCGACGAGCTCGTCGCGGTCCTGGCGCACGGCACGGTGTTCGCGTGCCCGTCGGTGTACGAGCCGCTCGGCATCGTCAACCTCGAGGCGATGGCAGTCGGCCTGCCCGTCGTGGGCACCGCCACCGGCGGGATCCCCGAGGTCGTCGACGACGGCGTCACGGGACTGCTCGTGCCGATCGACCAGGTGCAGGACGGCACCGGGACACCGGTCGACCCCGACGCCTTCGTCGCGGACCTGGGTGCCGCGCTCGCGGACGCCGTCGCCGACACCGAGCGGGCCGCCCGGTGGGGCGTCGCGGCACGTCGCCGCGTCGAGGACCACTTCTCGTGGCACGCGATCGGGGAGCGGACGCTCGAGGTGTACCGGGGCGTCCTGGCCGGTTGA
- a CDS encoding flavin reductase family protein, producing the protein MTPDDVDVRRFRTIAGRFGTGVGVATTCVDGVPVGMTVNSFTTVSLEPRLVLVCLAEGSRLLRAVRRSGYFAVTVLADDQRALAVRFAARERPSGCEAFRGVDSVTEPITGCPVLSGGVAFFACAVHRLWPAGDHSVLVGEVTSAGELLAAAPLLFVDGHYRVLADPDGGAE; encoded by the coding sequence GTGACACCCGACGACGTCGACGTGCGGCGCTTCCGCACGATCGCCGGGCGCTTCGGCACCGGTGTGGGCGTCGCGACCACGTGCGTCGACGGAGTCCCCGTGGGCATGACGGTCAACTCGTTCACGACCGTCTCGCTCGAGCCGCGGCTGGTCCTGGTCTGCCTTGCCGAGGGCTCGCGCCTCCTGCGGGCCGTGCGACGCTCCGGGTACTTCGCCGTGACCGTCCTCGCCGACGACCAACGCGCCCTCGCGGTGCGGTTCGCCGCGCGCGAGCGGCCGTCCGGTTGCGAGGCGTTCCGGGGTGTCGATAGCGTCACGGAGCCCATCACCGGATGTCCTGTTTTGTCCGGTGGCGTCGCGTTCTTCGCCTGCGCCGTCCATCGCCTGTGGCCCGCGGGGGACCACAGCGTTCTGGTCGGCGAGGTCACATCTGCGGGGGAGCTCCTGGCGGCAGCGCCGCTGCTCTTCGTCGATGGGCACTACCGCGTGCTTGCGGATCCGGACGGGGGAGCCGAATGA
- a CDS encoding amino acid adenylation domain-containing protein: MTSYTSFLATVERWPDAVALEVAGRRITYADLHAQAETLAARLLDRDGSPPSAVGVLASRSVAAYVGYLAALRVRAVVVPLNPTFPVERTDRVVRAASVDVLVVDPAGADVARDLAERDDAPRAVLGEGPADPGPALLPGLAVRDDDVAYVLFTSGSTGRPKGVPIRHRHVEPYLRRCVARYGSEPGARFSQMFDLTFDPSVFDLFVAWRGGGAVVVPAPAELLAPVRFVAEHEITHWFSVPSAVSLARRMRMLAPGSMPTLRWSLFAGEALTLEQARAWAAAAPASVLENLYGPTELTITCTAYRLPADPGTWPSTVNGTVPIGRVHPGHEVTVRDEDGSPSDVGELWVRGPQRFDGYVDAADDVDRLVVAGNGPRWYRTGDRVCALDGELVHLGRTDAQVKVRGFRVELAEVEHALRGHDAVEDVVVVAGGDASELHAYYTGPDGLGEELVARARAVLPAYMVPATVTRLEVLPVTANGKLDRRALAAAATDRRAGPGPARAGGDPGESVRAVAASTSRGRA, from the coding sequence ATGACGTCGTACACCTCGTTCCTCGCCACCGTCGAGCGCTGGCCGGACGCCGTCGCGCTCGAGGTCGCAGGTCGGCGGATCACCTACGCAGACCTGCACGCCCAGGCCGAGACGCTCGCCGCCCGCCTGCTGGACCGCGACGGGTCGCCGCCGTCGGCCGTCGGCGTCCTCGCCTCCCGGAGCGTCGCGGCATACGTCGGCTACCTCGCGGCACTGCGGGTCAGGGCCGTCGTCGTCCCGCTCAACCCGACGTTCCCCGTCGAGCGGACCGACCGGGTGGTCCGTGCGGCGAGCGTCGACGTGCTGGTCGTCGACCCGGCCGGCGCGGACGTCGCGCGCGACCTCGCGGAACGCGACGACGCGCCCCGTGCCGTGCTCGGCGAGGGCCCGGCCGACCCCGGCCCGGCGCTGCTGCCCGGGCTCGCGGTGCGGGACGACGACGTGGCGTACGTGCTGTTCACGTCGGGTTCGACCGGCCGTCCGAAGGGCGTGCCGATCCGCCACCGGCACGTCGAGCCCTACCTGCGGCGGTGCGTGGCGCGGTACGGGTCCGAGCCGGGTGCCCGCTTCTCGCAGATGTTCGACCTGACGTTCGACCCGTCGGTCTTCGACCTGTTCGTCGCGTGGCGCGGCGGTGGCGCGGTCGTCGTCCCGGCGCCCGCCGAGCTGCTCGCGCCGGTGCGCTTCGTCGCGGAGCACGAGATCACGCACTGGTTCTCGGTGCCGTCCGCCGTCTCGCTCGCGCGGCGGATGCGGATGCTGGCACCCGGCAGCATGCCGACGCTGCGGTGGAGCCTGTTCGCCGGGGAGGCCCTGACGCTCGAGCAGGCGCGCGCGTGGGCGGCGGCGGCGCCGGCGAGCGTCCTGGAGAACCTGTACGGGCCCACCGAGCTCACGATCACCTGCACGGCCTACCGGCTGCCGGCGGACCCCGGCACGTGGCCGAGCACGGTCAACGGGACGGTCCCGATCGGTCGCGTGCACCCTGGGCACGAGGTGACCGTCCGGGACGAGGACGGATCGCCGAGCGATGTCGGGGAGCTCTGGGTGCGCGGGCCGCAGCGCTTCGACGGCTACGTCGACGCGGCCGACGACGTGGACCGGCTCGTCGTCGCGGGGAATGGCCCTCGCTGGTATCGCACCGGGGACCGGGTCTGCGCGCTCGACGGCGAGCTCGTGCACCTGGGTCGCACCGACGCGCAGGTCAAGGTACGCGGCTTCCGCGTCGAGCTCGCCGAGGTCGAGCACGCGCTGCGCGGTCACGACGCGGTCGAGGACGTCGTGGTCGTCGCGGGCGGCGACGCGTCGGAGCTGCACGCGTACTACACAGGACCCGACGGGCTCGGTGAGGAGCTCGTCGCCCGGGCCCGCGCCGTGCTGCCCGCCTACATGGTGCCCGCGACGGTCACCCGCCTCGAGGTGCTCCCCGTCACGGCCAACGGCAAGCTCGACCGCCGGGCACTGGCGGCGGCCGCGACGGACCGGCGCGCCGGTCCCGGACCAGCCCGCGCCGGCGGCGACCCGGGCGAGTCGGTGCGGGCCGTCGCCGCCTCGACGAGCCGGGGGCGGGCGTGA
- a CDS encoding inositol monophosphatase family protein, with translation MTTQAATLRAVALSAAQAGADAIRVAAGAGLVVTAKGPLGTDVVTSADLAAEDAIRTVLRTARPDDAVQAEESGEEAGESGLRWVVDPLDGTVNFSRGSDRYAVSVAVRADDDALFAPARAAAVVRPATGEHWSVGHDDPSAPTRTRAWASDPREAVLAFAVPHDPQTRSAAYVRLAQVAPRVLDLRNTGSSVCDLVAVALGEVDAFVSFDPAPWDVAAGVALVEAAGGVCRVRSTAAGGSVLVVGARGVVDAVQSGLW, from the coding sequence ATGACCACCCAGGCGGCCACGCTGCGTGCCGTGGCGCTGAGCGCCGCGCAGGCCGGCGCCGACGCGATCCGGGTGGCAGCGGGGGCAGGACTGGTGGTGACCGCGAAAGGGCCGCTCGGGACCGACGTCGTCACCAGCGCGGACCTCGCCGCGGAGGATGCGATCCGGACCGTCCTGCGCACGGCCCGCCCGGACGACGCGGTGCAGGCCGAGGAGTCCGGCGAGGAGGCCGGTGAGTCGGGGCTGCGCTGGGTCGTCGACCCGCTCGACGGCACCGTGAACTTCAGTCGGGGCTCCGACCGCTACGCGGTGAGCGTCGCGGTGCGGGCCGACGACGACGCGCTGTTCGCTCCCGCCCGGGCCGCCGCTGTCGTCCGCCCTGCCACGGGCGAGCACTGGTCGGTCGGTCACGACGACCCCTCGGCTCCGACCCGCACGCGGGCGTGGGCGAGCGACCCGCGCGAGGCGGTCCTCGCGTTCGCTGTCCCGCACGACCCGCAGACCCGCAGCGCGGCGTACGTGCGGCTCGCCCAGGTCGCTCCACGCGTGCTCGACCTGCGCAACACGGGCTCGTCCGTGTGCGACCTGGTCGCGGTCGCGCTCGGAGAGGTCGACGCGTTCGTCTCGTTCGACCCGGCGCCCTGGGACGTCGCGGCAGGGGTCGCGCTCGTCGAGGCAGCCGGGGGCGTGTGCCGGGTGCGGAGCACCGCGGCCGGGGGGTCCGTCCTCGTCGTCGGAGCCAGGGGGGTGGTCGACGCGGTGCAGTCGGGGCTGTGGTGA
- a CDS encoding glucose-1-phosphate adenylyltransferase, whose translation MPAPRVLAIVLAGGEGKRLMPLTAHRAKPAVPFGGSYRLVDFALSNVINSHYLHVIVLTQYKSHSLDRHVSKTWRMSALLGNYVAAVPAQQRVGKHWYLGSADAIYQCLNIIDDERPDIVVVVGADHVYRMDFSQMVDAHIESGAELTVAGIRQPIDMADQFGVIETVPGDPTRIAAFREKPSDPTPVPGSPLEILASMGNYVANADALVNAVTVDAEDVNSRHDMGGDIVPWFVERGTAGVYDFIRNDVPGSTDRDRDYWRDVGTLDSYYDANHDLISIEPVFNLYNDDWPLFTGYTGLPPAKFVHAGAGRLGHAADSIVSPGVVVSGATVSGSILSPGIRLHSWAQVTDSVLMDGVQVARYAQIHHAILDKNVIVPERARVGLDHEHDRARGFTVTDSGITVVPKGTVITD comes from the coding sequence ATGCCAGCGCCGCGTGTCCTTGCCATCGTCCTCGCCGGGGGGGAGGGCAAGCGGCTGATGCCGCTGACCGCGCACCGCGCGAAGCCCGCGGTCCCCTTCGGCGGCAGCTACCGCCTCGTCGACTTCGCCCTGTCGAACGTCATCAACTCGCACTACCTGCACGTGATCGTGCTGACGCAGTACAAGTCCCACTCGCTGGACCGGCACGTGTCCAAGACGTGGCGCATGTCGGCGCTGCTGGGCAACTACGTGGCCGCCGTCCCCGCGCAGCAGCGGGTGGGCAAGCACTGGTACCTGGGCAGCGCGGACGCGATCTACCAGTGCCTGAACATCATCGACGACGAGCGCCCCGACATCGTCGTCGTGGTGGGTGCCGACCACGTGTACCGCATGGACTTCTCGCAGATGGTCGACGCGCACATCGAGTCGGGCGCCGAGCTGACCGTGGCCGGCATCCGGCAGCCGATCGACATGGCCGACCAGTTCGGCGTGATCGAGACCGTGCCGGGCGATCCGACGCGCATCGCGGCGTTCCGCGAGAAGCCGTCCGACCCGACACCGGTCCCCGGGTCCCCGCTGGAGATCCTGGCGTCGATGGGCAACTACGTCGCGAACGCGGACGCCCTGGTCAACGCCGTGACGGTCGACGCCGAGGACGTGAACTCCCGGCACGACATGGGCGGCGACATCGTCCCCTGGTTCGTCGAGCGCGGCACCGCGGGGGTCTACGACTTCATCCGCAACGACGTCCCCGGCTCGACCGACCGGGACCGGGACTACTGGCGCGACGTCGGGACGCTCGACTCGTACTACGACGCGAACCACGACCTCATCTCGATCGAGCCGGTGTTCAACCTCTACAACGACGACTGGCCGCTGTTCACCGGCTACACCGGCCTGCCGCCGGCCAAGTTCGTGCACGCGGGCGCCGGCCGCCTGGGCCACGCCGCGGACTCGATCGTCTCCCCCGGGGTCGTCGTGTCCGGCGCGACCGTCTCGGGCTCGATCCTGTCCCCCGGCATCCGGCTGCACTCCTGGGCGCAGGTGACGGACTCGGTCCTCATGGACGGCGTGCAGGTCGCGCGGTACGCGCAGATCCACCACGCGATCCTCGACAAGAACGTCATCGTCCCCGAGCGGGCACGCGTCGGGCTGGACCACGAGCACGACCGGGCACGCGGGTTCACGGTCACGGACAGCGGCATCACCGTCGTCCCGAAGGGCACGGTCATCACCGACTGA
- a CDS encoding AfsR/SARP family transcriptional regulator encodes MEFNVLGSLEVVGDGSPVEISGAKRRALLAVLLLHTGRTVPVPRLVEMLWPDTPPPSAVYNLRTYVHGIRRALLAAERTPDRLTRDLAGYRLAVEPGEFDVLRFQRLTEEGHRALEVGDAAAAVHRFSTALGLWRGAPLEDLPDLGPEIRAEVLALEEQRHEARTALVDARMSLGQAYELIPQLRRMVAEQPLHERTHAQLVSALSKAGRTAEALGAYGSARATLVRELGLEPGEVLRAAHERVLQECTAGDEPSRARERLTAGAGPSALPMRPPTFVGRAAVRRQLRQIGASGAAAGSAHEWTAVLVSGTPGAGKSTTAVSAAYDLRAAYPDGHLFVRLAAAGGRPRATVDLLGEMLVSLGVPPSAMPAALPERAAMYRRLVAQRRLLVVLDDAASAAQVRDLLPGSGRSLVIITSRRRLLDLEVDWRLNLGPLDERDALALLASDIGDARVRAALDESRRIVAACDGLPLALRIVGGRLARRSATTLATFAERLESTVDVFEELALGDMCVRTNLSQAIEALGPDERSALEALGGCECRRFTDADAAEHLDLPQSKAERLVEHLVEHNLVVPVDGCGDQQYEMPSLLRTYVRTHGRDERARSPAGSCRASQRPRAGREPEARLGRA; translated from the coding sequence ATGGAGTTCAACGTTCTGGGTTCACTCGAGGTCGTGGGCGACGGGAGCCCGGTGGAGATCAGCGGGGCGAAACGACGCGCTCTGCTCGCCGTGCTGCTGCTCCACACCGGGCGGACGGTCCCGGTGCCGCGTCTCGTCGAGATGCTCTGGCCCGACACGCCCCCGCCCTCCGCCGTGTACAACCTGCGGACCTACGTGCACGGCATCCGGCGCGCGCTGCTCGCCGCCGAGCGAACGCCTGACCGCCTGACGCGCGATCTCGCCGGGTACCGGCTCGCCGTCGAGCCCGGCGAGTTCGACGTCCTGCGGTTCCAGCGGCTCACCGAGGAGGGCCACCGTGCGCTGGAGGTCGGCGACGCCGCCGCGGCAGTCCACCGCTTCAGCACGGCGCTCGGGCTGTGGCGGGGCGCTCCGCTCGAGGACCTGCCCGACCTCGGTCCGGAGATCCGGGCGGAGGTGCTCGCGCTCGAGGAGCAGCGCCACGAGGCGCGGACGGCGCTCGTCGACGCGCGGATGAGCCTCGGGCAGGCCTACGAGCTCATCCCGCAGCTGCGCCGCATGGTCGCCGAGCAGCCGCTGCACGAGCGCACGCACGCCCAGCTCGTCTCGGCGTTGTCCAAGGCCGGGCGCACCGCGGAGGCGCTCGGCGCGTACGGCAGCGCGCGGGCGACGCTCGTGCGTGAGCTCGGCCTCGAGCCGGGGGAGGTGCTGCGCGCGGCGCACGAGCGCGTGCTCCAGGAGTGCACGGCGGGGGACGAGCCCTCGCGTGCGCGCGAGCGCCTCACGGCCGGAGCGGGCCCGAGCGCACTGCCGATGCGTCCGCCGACCTTCGTCGGGCGCGCCGCCGTCCGGCGCCAGCTCCGGCAGATCGGCGCCTCGGGCGCCGCTGCGGGCTCGGCGCACGAGTGGACCGCGGTGCTCGTCTCCGGCACACCGGGCGCGGGCAAGTCCACGACTGCCGTCTCTGCGGCGTACGACCTGCGCGCCGCGTACCCCGACGGTCACCTGTTCGTCAGGCTCGCTGCGGCGGGCGGGCGCCCGCGAGCGACCGTCGACCTGCTCGGCGAGATGCTCGTGAGCCTCGGGGTCCCCCCGTCCGCCATGCCCGCCGCCCTGCCGGAACGTGCGGCGATGTACCGCCGGCTCGTCGCGCAGCGTCGGCTCCTCGTCGTGCTGGACGACGCCGCGTCGGCCGCGCAGGTGCGCGACCTGCTGCCCGGCTCGGGGCGCTCGCTGGTGATCATCACGAGCCGTCGGCGGCTGCTCGACCTGGAGGTCGACTGGCGGCTGAACCTGGGCCCGCTCGACGAGCGCGACGCCCTCGCGCTGCTCGCGAGCGACATCGGTGACGCGCGCGTGCGTGCAGCCCTCGACGAGTCCCGGCGGATCGTCGCGGCGTGCGACGGGCTGCCGCTCGCGCTGCGCATCGTCGGCGGCCGGCTCGCGCGCCGGTCCGCGACGACGCTGGCCACCTTCGCGGAACGGCTCGAGAGCACCGTGGACGTGTTCGAGGAGCTCGCGCTGGGTGACATGTGCGTGCGCACCAACCTGTCGCAGGCGATCGAGGCGCTCGGGCCGGACGAGCGTTCGGCGCTCGAGGCGCTCGGTGGGTGCGAGTGCCGTCGGTTCACCGACGCCGACGCCGCCGAGCACCTCGACCTCCCGCAGTCGAAGGCGGAGCGGCTCGTCGAGCACCTCGTGGAGCACAACCTCGTGGTCCCCGTCGACGGGTGCGGCGACCAGCAGTACGAGATGCCCTCGCTCCTGCGCACCTACGTGCGCACGCACGGGCGGGACGAGCGAGCGAGGTCGCCCGCCGGGTCGTGCCGGGCCTCCCAGCGACCACGCGCCGGGCGCGAGCCCGAGGCGCGTCTCGGCCGGGCATGA